The following nucleotide sequence is from Allocatelliglobosispora scoriae.
GCCTCCTGCGGTGACACGGGAGTGGCCGAGTCGATGCGCTGGCGGGTCAAGCAGGACCGCGACGCCTTCAAGGAGGTCTGGCTCCTCTTCGAGAACGAGGACGGCCGCTTCCCGCTCTACCCGGGTGAGCGCACGATGATCACCTATTCCTACCGGGTCGGCGAGGACAAGTGGGGCAACTGGTTCCAGCGTGCGGTCCGGCTGCCCACCCGCCGGATGACGGTCCGCATCGACCTGCCCGCCGCGCTGGATCCGCAGGTGTGGGGCATCGAGACCTCCATGTCGGCGGAGGAGGCTCCGCTGCGTACCCCCATTGAGAAGGAGTCGGAGGGTGACCGGTCGGTCTTCACCTGGACCACCGACAACCCGACCCTCAACGCCCGCTTCCGGCTGCAGTGGCGCTTCCGGGCGGTGCCGTCGGCACCGCCCGCGATCGGCGGGAACACCCAGGTGACTCCGGGTGCGCGGATGGCAGCCGTCGGCGTACGCCAATGGCCCCTCCCCGAGACCGGCGACGCGCCCCTCACCGCCGGCGCTGCCCGGCAGGACCGGCTGGGCGGCGCGGAGCTGCGCGGCAGTGCCCGACGGCTCGCCCTGCCCGACGAGGAGGTTCTCGCCCGGGCGACGGTGGGCAGGCTGCAGGAGGCCCTGGGCCACATCTCGCGGCTGCACGACTTCGGCAAGGGCCTCGGGCTCGCCGCGGTGCAGATCGGTGTCGACGCGGCGATCGCCGTCGTGCTGCCACCGGGGTCGGGGGAGCCGTTCGTGCTGCTCAACCCTCGGATCGTCGGCGTCTCGACCGAGATCGACGAGCAGATCGAGGGATGCCTGTCCTTCTTCGACCTGCGCGGTCTCGTGCCGCGCCCGCTGCGGATCGAGGTGGAGCACCAGCGCTTCGACGGCGGCCGGGTGGTGAGCACCTTCGAGCGCGGCCTCGCGCGCCTCGTCGAGCACGAGGTCGACCACCTCGACGGGCGCCTCTACCTGGACCGGATGCCGCAGGACGCGGAGCTGATCCCGTTGGAGCGCCACCACTCGTCCGGCCAGCCCTGGCAGTACCAGGCATAGAGAAGGGGCGCCGCGGACCGCGGCGCCCCTTCCTTACCGGTGCTTCTTAGCTGTTCACCGTGACGATCGTGCTGCCCACGACCGACGTCCCGTCGCCGTAGCTGAGCGTCCCCAGGTAGCGGGTGCCGGGGGTGAGTCCGGTCCACGCCACGGTGAGGGTGACCGTGCCGTTGACCGTGATCGGAGCGCTGGCCGGAGTGGCGGTGAAGTTGCCCGCCGCCGTGCCGTCGAGCACGAACGAGTGTCCCTTGATCGTCGTCGGCGCGGCTGCGTCGAAGAGCGAGTAGTAGATGTCGTAGCTGCCCGGGCCCAGGGTCACGATCTCCTGAGCGGTCCCCCCGGCGCTCTGGCCGGCCGTCGTCGCAGTGCCCGCCAGGTAGGTGAACACGTCGATGTCGGTGCCGCCCATGTAGTCGGCGTCATAGGTGCCGACCCGGCCGAGACCGCCGGCCGGAACCGTGATCGTCACCTTCGCGGTGCGGCTGCTGGCAGCCGGTGCGTTGGTGTTGAAGTCCGGTCCGTCCGGGTCGAGCACGCCACCGGTGATCGTCGCCGGCACGAGGCCCGCGACGGTGGTGGTGAGGGTGCCGGCGAAGCCGCCCTTGACCTTGACGGTGGTGCCGGAACCGCTCGTGACCAGCTCGGTCGGTGCGGCCAGCGGAACCGGCCGGACCGCGATCGGGCTGCGGACCGAGTGCGTGCCCAGGGCCGTCTGGTTCCAGGTGAGCGAACCGAACGCCCAGGCGTGCTGAGCGGCGGTGGTACGCGTGATCTCCACCGTGAACGCCTGCGACTGCAGCGGCAGCAGCACCAGCGTCGACGGGGTCACCTTGACGGTGAAGCCCGGCGGCGCCACCGCGGTGGCCTTGTAGATCGCGGGCAGGAGCGTCACGTTGGTGACGGTCCGCTTGATCTTCTGCGAGCCTGTGAGGTCCCCGACGGCGATCGACGGGTAGTTCAGGTCGCTCGGGTCGATCACGGGCACCGAGGCGCAGCCCGAGGCCGGGATCTGGCCGATGGCGCAGGCGTACGCGTCCCAGTCCTTCGGACCGGAGGTGTAGACGAGGCCCGGGTCGAACGAGGCGGCCGGGCTGATGTGTCCGGCGCCGTAGTTCAGCGGGTTCGCCACTGTCGGCGGCCGCTGGATCGGGGCGCCCTGGTTGTCGGTCTGGTACGCGGTGGTCATGATCGCCGACTTGACGATCATCGGCGTCCACAGCGGGTGCTTGCTCATGAGGAGCGCCGCGATACCGGAGACGTGCGGTGCCGACATCGACGTACCGGAGAGCGCGTCGAAGTTGTTGCCGCCCTCGGCGGGCGACACGGCGGCGATGATGTCGACGCCGGGCGCGGTGATGTCCGGCTTGAGCAGGTCACCGCCACCGGCGACGGCCGGGCCGTAGGACGAGAAGCCCGCCATCGTCGGGGCGACGACCGGGGTCGGGTCCGTGATGGAGAAGCTCGCCGTCGCCGAGGCACCGGCGCCGGCCGCGTAGGCCTTGATCGCGTTGCCCTCGACGGGTCCGAGGTGGACGGTCGGTACGGCGTGGAAGTCACCGTTGAGCGACTGCACCGCCGGGTTCACCAGAATCGTGCCGACACCACCGGCGGCCCCGACGACGGCACTCTTCTCCACGCGGGCGTTGACGCCACGCGTACAAATGACGATCTTGCCTGCGGCGAGCGCGGGATCGATCGAGCCGGGCATGCAGAGCCGGGCATTCGCCGCGGTCTGGCCGGCGGCCGGGATGAACTCGGAGTCGACGAGCCCGGTCGAGGCGACCGCGCCCGGCACGACGCCGACGCCGGTGTAGCTGGAGCCGTTGCCCAGCGTGACCGTCTTCTGGTTGCCCCGGTCGTGCGTGCTCGCCGCCACCGTCATGGTCCACGGCGCGTTGTGCGCGACCGTCGACGGACCGTTGTCGCCGTTGTTGCCGGCGGAGGTGGAGACGAAGACACCGGCGGCCGCGGCGTTGCGGAACGCCGCCTCGTCCGGTCCGACGATGTCGTCGGTCGAGCCCGAGATCGAGTAGTTGATGACGTCGACACCGTCGGCGACGGCGTCGTTGATGGCCTGCACGATGCCGGCGGTGGTGCCGCTGGCGCCCGTGCGGTCCTCCTTCTCCCACAGCACCTTGTAGACGGCGATGCGGGCAGCGGGCGCGATGCCGCTGACGGAGCCCACGGAGCCGCCGTTGATCGTTGCCGGGACATCGGTGTTGCCCGCCGAGGTCGAGGCGGTGTGCGTGCCGTGGTCGCTGAGGTCACGCGGGCCGACGAACTCGTCGTCGATCACCGAGTTGCCGTAGCCCGCGTAGTAGCGCGCGCCGATCAGCTTGTTGTTGCACGCGATCGGGGACTCGGCGCCCGGGTCGCAGGTGCCGTGCCACTTCGCGTTGATGAGCCACTGGTCCCAGCGCGGGGTGGGCAGCGGTGCGAAGGCGGCGTTCTCCGGCCAGATACCCGAGTCGATGACGCCGACGATGATGCCGGCGCCCGCGTTGTCGGTGGAGCCGAACTTCTTCTTCCACACCCCGTTGTCCCCGGTCAGACCGAGGAACCTGGGCGTCGCGGTGGTGTCGACCGTGCGGATCTCGTTCTCCCAGACCTTCACCACACCGGAGGTCTTGGCGAGCTTGGCAGCCTGAGCATCGGTGAGCTCGGCCACGAAACCGTTGAGCACGGTCGAGAGGTCGCCACGCTTGCGGTCGGCCGCGCCGACCGAGCGCAGCACGTTGTCGTGCCGCGTCCGCAGCAGGCCCGTGTAGGCCTTCGCCGCGGCCGACGTGTTGTCGAACCGCTCGCCCTCGGCCGGTTTGGTGGCGGCGTAGCCCGCGACACCACCGGCGTAGGTGCCCGCCGGCTCGCCCGCGGTCTGTACGATGTAGATCTTGGTTGCCGCGGATCCCGATGGAGCCGCCTGTGCACTGCCGTTACCTGCGGCTACGAACGCCGTGGATAGAGCGGCGAGTGCGAACATGGCCGACTTCTTGCCGGCCAGTCGCGAGATTCTCACGAGGGGTAACCTCCTGCCTCCAGTGGACGCGCTCCGTCGGGCATCCACGTTGGCATGAACGTATGTCGATCAACCTGGGTGACCCATCCGTCGGACGGCCAGATATCGGCGAATAGTTCGATGCCGGAGGCTCGGTGCTGCCGAATATCGCGGCATTACCGGAGGAAGGGCAGCACATCCCGCAATATCGCGTAACCGACGAAAGCGACCACGTCGAGCAGGGTGTGCGCGACGATCAGCGGCCCGACCCGCCTCGTCCGCAGGAAGACGAGCGCGAAGATCACGCCCATGACGGCGTTGCCGACGAATGCACCGAACCCCTGGTAGAGGTGGTAGGAGCCGCGCAGCAGCGCGCTCGCCGCGATGACCGCGACCGGCGACCAGGCGAGCTGCCGCAGCCGGGTCATCAGGTAGCCGACGACGATGATCTCCTCCAGCAGCGCGTTCTCCAGCGCCGCGAGGATCAGCACCGGCACCGCCCACCAGACCTCGCCGAGCGCCGCCGGCACCACCGTCGCGTTGAGCCCCAGCTCGCGGGCGAGCAGGTAGAGCCCGAGGCCCGGCAGGCCGATCACCGCGGCGAGCGCGGCTCCACCACCGAGATCCAGCAGCGGCCGCCGCCGGTCCAGCCCCAGCACCAGTCGCGGCCGCCCCGGGTCGCGCCCCAGCAGGTGGTACGCCATCCCGACCGGCACGAGTGCGAAGAGGATCCCGAGCAATTGGAGAGAGAGGTCGAGCCACGGTCGACCGGGCGCCTGCGACGGGTTGAGCGTCGCCTGCTGGGAACTGAGCTCCTGGTCCTTGGTGAGCTTCGCGATGAGCGAGACGACGGAGTAGACGGCCGACTGCCCCAGCGAGAGCCCGAGGACGAGCAGCACCTCATGCCGCCTGCGTACGGTGGTTTCCACCCGCACACTTTAGGCGTGTCACCTTGCCGACGCGCACGCGCGAACGGAAGGTGATTCACGGGGAATCGCACATTGTGTGCGACTGACCGTCACTGTCTGTGGGCAAGGTCGTTATGTGTCGGATCTGCAACGGTTGTTGAAGGAGTCCTGGACTCTCGTCGAGGAGCAGCAGGACAAGCTCTCCGGCTACTTCTACGCGCGTATCTTCCTGAATCATCCACATCTGCGGGAGCTCTTCCCGGTCACGATGGACGTTCAGCGTGCTCGGCTGCTCGGCGCGATCGTCACCGCGGTGCAGACCGTCGACGACCCGGACAGGTTCGACGAGTACCTGCGGGCGCTGGGCCGGGACCACCGGAAGTTCCACGTCACCCCGGACCAGTACGAGGTGATCGGCAGCGCGCTGATCGAGTCCCTGCGCGCCTTCGCCCGGGACGAGTGGACCCCCGAGTACGACCAGGCCTGGCGGGACGCCTACGACGTCATCGCCCGCAAGATGCTGGCCGGGGCCGAGGCGGACCCCAACCCGCCGTGGTGGCACGCCGAGGTGGTCCGGCACGAGCGGCGGTCCCGTGACATCGGAGTCATCACCGTCCGTCCGCTGGGCAGCCTGGAGTTCCGGCCGGGCCAGTACCTGAGCGTGGAGTGCCCGCAATACCACCCCCGGGTGTGGCGGACCTACTCGATCGCGAACGCCCCCCGCGAGGACGGCTCCTTCGACCTGCACGTCCGGGCTCTCGGCGCGGGCTGGGTCTCCGGCGCGCTGGTCCGGCGCAGCAAGGTCGGCGATCTGCTCCGGGTAGCCGCCCCGATGGGCTCGATGACGCTCAACCGCCGCTCCGCGCACGACATCGTCATGGTGGCGGGCGGGACCGGACTGGCGCCGATCAAGTCGCTCATCGAGGAGCTCGCGACCTTCAACCGCACTCGCTGGGTGCACGTCTTCATCGGCGCTCGCGACCGCGACGACCTCTACGACCTGCCGGCCCTGCAGCGGATGGCGGCTGCCTATCCGTGGCTGCAGCTCGTGCCGGTCTGCTCGGCCGATCCGGGCTGGGGCGGCGAAGAAGGGCTGATCAGTGAAGCGGTGACCCGGTTCGGACCGTGGCAGGAGCACGACTTCTACGTCTCGGGGTCGCCCCCGATGGTCCGCAGCACTCTGCGCAGCCTCACCGAGCTGCAGGTCTCCTCGATGCGCATCCGCTACGACGCCTTCAGCGAGCACTGATCCGGCGCCTGTCCGACGATCGCCGGGCGGGCACCGCGGGTGCGGCACCCGCCCGGCGACGGCTTACAGGCTGAGCTGTCAGCGCGGGAACCGCGCACCGGGGGGTAGGGGCCGACCGGGCCCGACTCACGCCGCTGTGTCGGTGGGCGCACCGGGTGGTCCAGCGAGATCTGATAGGCCGGTCGGGCCAGGACGAAGCTCCAGGCACTGGCGAAGTTGGTGCCTCCGAACCACTCCCACCCGGCGCCGCCGAGCCAGGCGACCTTGATCGGCTCCCCGCTCAGGACGTGCATCGTCATCGTCGGCGAGCCGTTGTCCGCCCAGCCCGCGCTGACGTAATCGCCGCTCACGGCGTCGTGCAGGACGACGAAGCCGCCGGCGTTGCGGTCGGTCACCGTGAACACGACGGCCCGGCCGGTCCGGAGCTGGTAGTTGTACGTCGTGGTCTTGCCCGACGTGACCTTGATCTTCGACGCGACGAGCCGGTTGCCCGTCGTGCCGCTCCACTGCGTGGCGTGGTCGGCCCCCCGGAACATCAGCGGCCACTGGTAGGGCCCGAGGAAGTCGATCCGGTAGTTGCCGTTGCTGTCCAGTTCGGCGTCGGCGATGTTGCCGCCCACGTTGAAATACTCCGGGAAGAGTCCAACCGCCCCGAACCGGATCCGCTGGCCGGTCTGGCTCGTCACCTTGCCCGTGATCACGCCGGCCTTGTCCAGCTTGATCGGCGGAACCGTGACCGTGGCGCCGTCGGCGACCGTGGTGAGCCTGGCCGATTGCTGGTCACCCGTGCCGCCGTTGACTCCGACCCACTGGGCGCCGTAGCCGGGTGCCTGCCGCGGGAGCGCGAAGAGCTGGTAGGAGCCCGGGCTCTCCAGGTTGACCGTGACCTCGCCGGCAGCGTTGCTGTAGCGCTCCGGGTCACCGCAACCATCGGGGGTACGAGCGAAGCCCGGCTGGGTGTCGAAGACGCAGACACCCTGGACGGGCGCGCCGGTCTTGGCGTCGACGACCTTCGTCTTGATCTTCGAGTAGGGCACGAGCTGGACCGTGAGGATCGTCTGCACGCCCTCGGTGACCGTGAGCGGCACGTTCTCAAGGATCTTGTAACCGGCGCCGCCGATCACCATCTGGTAACTCCCGATGGCGACGTTCTCGAGGATCACCGCTCCATTCGTCGTGTCGCCGGACCGGACGCCGCCGTACGCCCAGAAATCATTGATCACCGCACCGGTCCTGGCGTCCTTCGCGGTGATCTTCACGCTGCCCGTGGGCAGCCGCGAGTCGTTGACGGTCGTGGTCGAACCGGGGACCACCGTGACGGATTCGGCCGTCTGGAGGCTGACCTTGCCGTAGGCCCACTGCTGGAACCGCTGGGTCGGGTCCTCGTCGTCCCACTTCGCGAAGGAGACCTTGTAGGCACCGCCGAAGACGTGCTCGAAGGCGTAGTAGCCGTTCGCGTCGGTGGTCGTCGCGAGATAGTCGCTCGATGCCGAGTCGAGCTGGACGTCCACCCCCGCGACCCCGGCGCCGCCCTCGGTGAAGCGTCCGGCGAGACGCCCGGTGGGCAGCCTGGTCTCGTCGACCGTGATGGTCTCGCCGATCGAGCCGACCACGATCGGCGTGGCAGTGGCGAAGGTACGCGCGTTGTGCGCCCACTGCTCCTGCACGCCGTCGTCGAAGCGCAGCTTGTAGGTGCCCGGCAGCACGGTGAGGCTGAAGCTGCCGTCGTAGGTGTAGGCCGAGGCCACCCCGTCCCACTCGTCGGTGCCCGTCACGAGCGAGATGCCGGTCTGCACGCCGTTGCCGTCGGCGTCGACCAGCTTGCCGGTGATCGTCGCGCCCGGCAGCAGTGCCTCGTTGACGACCGTGTTGGCGCCTGCCTTGACCGTGATCGGGTCGGCGGTCGCCGCGGAGGTCTTGCCGTGGCTCCACTGCTCGAAGTGGTCGGGGGCGTTGAAGCTGAGCTGGTAGGCACCGGCAGCGAGATCGGTGATCCGGAAGCTGCCGTCACCCTTGGTGTAGTCGGTGCCGTAGCCGTCGTCACCCTGGGCCGTCACCCAAGCCATGCCGACGGGCACCCCGTTCCTGGTGAGTACGCCGGTGATGCTGCCCGGCGCGGCTGCGTGTGCGGGAGCGCCCGGGACGAAGAGCCCGAGCAGGGTCATCGCCGAGGCGAGCGCGACGGCGCAGGCCCGGCGGAGTGATTTCGCGTTCATGGGGTCCTCGAAGGGGGAGAAGACGACATGGTGCGAGGACGGCTCGGCCGAGCCTGGTACTTCCCCGTGACCGCAGGGTACCGATCGAGCGCCACCTGCGGTGACCTCGTGACACACTCCGCACACGCCGGTCCGGTCGGCGGTGGGTAAGTCGCTTTGCTCCACCATGAGGGGGCAGGGTATCCTCGTCCGGCGATGGTCTTACAGCCATCCGGGAGACTTCGCCTAGTTCGGTCTATGGCGCCGCACTGCTAATGCGGTTGGGGTCTTAAAGCCCCTCCCGGGTTCGAATCCCGGAGTCTCCGCGCTCGACCTGATCGGGGAAACCCGATTAACGGGTCCGAAAGGGTCTGTGTAAACTGGTCAAGCACCTGCGCCCGTAGCTCAACGGATAGAGCATCTGACTACGGATCAGAAGGTTAGGGGTTCGAGTCCCTTCGGGCGCACCAGCAGGCCAAGGGCCGGTTTTCCGTCACTGGAATACCGGCCCTTGATCACGTTTACCCCCAGATTTGACCCCTACGGTCAGTCGTCGAACAGGAAATCCAGTCGGTCGACAGCATCACGCTGGATCTTGCGTGTTGCCTCGACGTAGATCGTCTTGGTGATCGTCGGCGAGCTGTGCCCGAGCACGTCCTGGATGTTCTCGATCGGCACGCCCTGGTCGTACAAGATCGTTGCGCAGGAGTGCCGGAGATCGTGAAACCGGATCCGGGGGACTCCCGCCCGTTCGCACAGTTGATCAAAGTGACGGTTGAGGTTGCGCGGCTCGATCGGCGTCCCGAGCTTCGTCGTGAAGACCATCCCGTGATCGGTCCACTTCTTCGCGATCTTGCGCTCTCGCGCCTGCTCCGCCTTGTGCAGCGTCAGCACCCGGGCCAGCGCAGCGGGCACGCCGACCTTGCGATCCGAGGACTCCGTCTTGACCGGCCCGTTGGTCAACTGCCCGTTGACCCGCTGCAATGTCCGGCGAATGCTGATCACGTTGTCGATCAGATCGACGTCGACCCACCGCAGTCCCAGCGCTTCGCCTCTGCGCAGCCCCAGCGCGAGAGCCACCGAGTACAGCGCGTACCAGCGATCCTCCCGGGCCACCTTCAAGAAGCTCCGCGCCTCATCGGCCGACCACGGCGTGAACTTCGGCCGGTACCGGTGAGAGATCCGCAGGTGACGAGCCGGATTCGTAGCGATCAACT
It contains:
- a CDS encoding peptide deformylase, whose amino-acid sequence is MTTSGVERSAEAFATELARWRVERGMSKKQLAGLMGFDPSYVSHVEGRRHRPTEDFARRADMVLGADGAIWQRFQDFDEARHGRTLTTLVTRDAQVPQQWLPPGTGLVVEQEEASLAYLDGGYATTVRRSLYNAGREPVSRYLIRVAVDRYPGDPSRSNQHHRDHPLTIAELDIQASCGDTGVAESMRWRVKQDRDAFKEVWLLFENEDGRFPLYPGERTMITYSYRVGEDKWGNWFQRAVRLPTRRMTVRIDLPAALDPQVWGIETSMSAEEAPLRTPIEKESEGDRSVFTWTTDNPTLNARFRLQWRFRAVPSAPPAIGGNTQVTPGARMAAVGVRQWPLPETGDAPLTAGAARQDRLGGAELRGSARRLALPDEEVLARATVGRLQEALGHISRLHDFGKGLGLAAVQIGVDAAIAVVLPPGSGEPFVLLNPRIVGVSTEIDEQIEGCLSFFDLRGLVPRPLRIEVEHQRFDGGRVVSTFERGLARLVEHEVDHLDGRLYLDRMPQDAELIPLERHHSSGQPWQYQA
- a CDS encoding S8 family serine peptidase, which translates into the protein MRISRLAGKKSAMFALAALSTAFVAAGNGSAQAAPSGSAATKIYIVQTAGEPAGTYAGGVAGYAATKPAEGERFDNTSAAAKAYTGLLRTRHDNVLRSVGAADRKRGDLSTVLNGFVAELTDAQAAKLAKTSGVVKVWENEIRTVDTTATPRFLGLTGDNGVWKKKFGSTDNAGAGIIVGVIDSGIWPENAAFAPLPTPRWDQWLINAKWHGTCDPGAESPIACNNKLIGARYYAGYGNSVIDDEFVGPRDLSDHGTHTASTSAGNTDVPATINGGSVGSVSGIAPAARIAVYKVLWEKEDRTGASGTTAGIVQAINDAVADGVDVINYSISGSTDDIVGPDEAAFRNAAAAGVFVSTSAGNNGDNGPSTVAHNAPWTMTVAASTHDRGNQKTVTLGNGSSYTGVGVVPGAVASTGLVDSEFIPAAGQTAANARLCMPGSIDPALAAGKIVICTRGVNARVEKSAVVGAAGGVGTILVNPAVQSLNGDFHAVPTVHLGPVEGNAIKAYAAGAGASATASFSITDPTPVVAPTMAGFSSYGPAVAGGGDLLKPDITAPGVDIIAAVSPAEGGNNFDALSGTSMSAPHVSGIAALLMSKHPLWTPMIVKSAIMTTAYQTDNQGAPIQRPPTVANPLNYGAGHISPAASFDPGLVYTSGPKDWDAYACAIGQIPASGCASVPVIDPSDLNYPSIAVGDLTGSQKIKRTVTNVTLLPAIYKATAVAPPGFTVKVTPSTLVLLPLQSQAFTVEITRTTAAQHAWAFGSLTWNQTALGTHSVRSPIAVRPVPLAAPTELVTSGSGTTVKVKGGFAGTLTTTVAGLVPATITGGVLDPDGPDFNTNAPAASSRTAKVTITVPAGGLGRVGTYDADYMGGTDIDVFTYLAGTATTAGQSAGGTAQEIVTLGPGSYDIYYSLFDAAAPTTIKGHSFVLDGTAAGNFTATPASAPITVNGTVTLTVAWTGLTPGTRYLGTLSYGDGTSVVGSTIVTVNS
- a CDS encoding CPBP family intramembrane glutamic endopeptidase encodes the protein MRVETTVRRRHEVLLVLGLSLGQSAVYSVVSLIAKLTKDQELSSQQATLNPSQAPGRPWLDLSLQLLGILFALVPVGMAYHLLGRDPGRPRLVLGLDRRRPLLDLGGGAALAAVIGLPGLGLYLLARELGLNATVVPAALGEVWWAVPVLILAALENALLEEIIVVGYLMTRLRQLAWSPVAVIAASALLRGSYHLYQGFGAFVGNAVMGVIFALVFLRTRRVGPLIVAHTLLDVVAFVGYAILRDVLPFLR
- a CDS encoding globin domain-containing protein, encoding MSDLQRLLKESWTLVEEQQDKLSGYFYARIFLNHPHLRELFPVTMDVQRARLLGAIVTAVQTVDDPDRFDEYLRALGRDHRKFHVTPDQYEVIGSALIESLRAFARDEWTPEYDQAWRDAYDVIARKMLAGAEADPNPPWWHAEVVRHERRSRDIGVITVRPLGSLEFRPGQYLSVECPQYHPRVWRTYSIANAPREDGSFDLHVRALGAGWVSGALVRRSKVGDLLRVAAPMGSMTLNRRSAHDIVMVAGGTGLAPIKSLIEELATFNRTRWVHVFIGARDRDDLYDLPALQRMAAAYPWLQLVPVCSADPGWGGEEGLISEAVTRFGPWQEHDFYVSGSPPMVRSTLRSLTELQVSSMRIRYDAFSEH
- a CDS encoding MSCRAMM family protein, which translates into the protein MNAKSLRRACAVALASAMTLLGLFVPGAPAHAAAPGSITGVLTRNGVPVGMAWVTAQGDDGYGTDYTKGDGSFRITDLAAGAYQLSFNAPDHFEQWSHGKTSAATADPITVKAGANTVVNEALLPGATITGKLVDADGNGVQTGISLVTGTDEWDGVASAYTYDGSFSLTVLPGTYKLRFDDGVQEQWAHNARTFATATPIVVGSIGETITVDETRLPTGRLAGRFTEGGAGVAGVDVQLDSASSDYLATTTDANGYYAFEHVFGGAYKVSFAKWDDEDPTQRFQQWAYGKVSLQTAESVTVVPGSTTTVNDSRLPTGSVKITAKDARTGAVINDFWAYGGVRSGDTTNGAVILENVAIGSYQMVIGGAGYKILENVPLTVTEGVQTILTVQLVPYSKIKTKVVDAKTGAPVQGVCVFDTQPGFARTPDGCGDPERYSNAAGEVTVNLESPGSYQLFALPRQAPGYGAQWVGVNGGTGDQQSARLTTVADGATVTVPPIKLDKAGVITGKVTSQTGQRIRFGAVGLFPEYFNVGGNIADAELDSNGNYRIDFLGPYQWPLMFRGADHATQWSGTTGNRLVASKIKVTSGKTTTYNYQLRTGRAVVFTVTDRNAGGFVVLHDAVSGDYVSAGWADNGSPTMTMHVLSGEPIKVAWLGGAGWEWFGGTNFASAWSFVLARPAYQISLDHPVRPPTQRRESGPVGPYPPVRGSRADSSACKPSPGGCRTRGARPAIVGQAPDQCSLKAS
- a CDS encoding tyrosine-type recombinase/integrase, which gives rise to MPTVTAAPDEDPPGRRARSRRNGEGSIRQRKDGRWEARVWVFSTDGSEVRRSVYGDSWDEAHEAMIKLQSDKMAGVRIPASADTVGDYLAYWLSQIAEPRVRPSTMASYRWLITTYVLPYLGSKKLARLRPADIRTFLNRLKGVCQCCALGKDKRRVERGQAARCCALTPRQCCEGFLSDGSVRYAHRLVRAALQDAIVDELIATNPARHLRISHRYRPKFTPWSADEARSFLKVAREDRWYALYSVALALGLRRGEALGLRWVDVDLIDNVISIRRTLQRVNGQLTNGPVKTESSDRKVGVPAALARVLTLHKAEQARERKIAKKWTDHGMVFTTKLGTPIEPRNLNRHFDQLCERAGVPRIRFHDLRHSCATILYDQGVPIENIQDVLGHSSPTITKTIYVEATRKIQRDAVDRLDFLFDD